One genomic segment of [Phormidium] sp. ETS-05 includes these proteins:
- a CDS encoding CAP domain-containing protein has translation MATNNDFINQVIALVNEERVKVGLLLLATDSHLIFTAQTHSQDMAENDFFSHIGSNGSTAASRLRETGYLAATFEESIAAGSPTPREVVNNWLSDPGDAANLFKPDVLHIGVGYFFQENDTGNFNANHYWTLVTGTRAPVSGIISGVFNIGNIFQGSEADDTILGGLENDTFFGNGGNDSLLGSDANDILQGGPGNDIARAENGADTVFGGLDADLLFGGNDGDSLIGGTGDDTLLGQGGNDTLTGQEGFDQLFGGDGDNVLSGGTDNDFLDAENGSDFFDGGEGDDTLIAGEGNNTLTGGDGNDIVSSGNGADSLSGGQGDDFLVSEAGADILDGGEGNDYLQGGADNDVLLGGSESDTLLGNTGGDVILGGAGIDLIFGGQDGDSLLGEDGDDIILGDLGVDTIDGGAGNDQIFGGDDNDVITDEDGDNILVGNRGNDRLTAGNGNDQLFGGKDDDLLFGNGGLDTMFGDLGSDRVFGGDDDDEIYGGPGNDLLFGESGNDTLSGNQDQDFLNGGNDDDLLNGGKGNDTLLGEVGNDTLNGDADSDSIEGGLGDDLIVGGTEDDLLFGNNGNDTLQGEAGADLLDGGDGRDVLEGGDGNDQLLGGTGEDSLNGGDGSDSLEGGTEDDVLDGGAGADTLLGQLGSDSLSGGSRDDLLDGGDGDDILNGDTGDDNLIGGVGNDELTGGDGNDILTGNDGDDQLNGGAGEDQLSGGSGSDTLDGGTEDDILVGEAGNDFLDGGAGEDEIDGGEGNDDLNGGSEDDIVVGGGGNDTIDGGQGADQVRGGEGNDILSGSAGADILSGEAGNDTLEGGEDADQISGSEGNDFIDGGAGGDFLLGGVGEDTIIGGEGSDTISGGPGNDVLTGGDGRDVFELQTGGGAELITDFEDGSDRIRLAGGLTLSQIRIVDIPVPPDPGADPDTPPEEPTDSMILLGQDTIAILPDVRAFQLNSSDFI, from the coding sequence ATGGCTACTAACAACGATTTCATCAATCAAGTTATTGCCCTCGTCAACGAGGAACGGGTCAAAGTCGGCTTACTGCTGCTGGCGACTGATTCCCATCTGATTTTCACCGCCCAGACCCATAGTCAGGATATGGCGGAAAATGACTTTTTCAGTCATATCGGCTCTAATGGCTCTACTGCGGCCAGTAGGCTGCGGGAAACTGGTTATCTGGCGGCCACTTTTGAGGAAAGTATCGCCGCCGGGTCTCCCACCCCCCGGGAAGTAGTGAACAATTGGCTGAGCGATCCGGGAGATGCGGCTAACCTGTTCAAACCGGATGTGCTGCATATCGGGGTAGGGTATTTCTTCCAAGAAAACGACACGGGCAATTTTAATGCTAACCACTACTGGACTCTGGTAACGGGGACTCGCGCTCCTGTGTCCGGGATAATTAGCGGTGTTTTCAACATTGGCAATATCTTCCAAGGTTCTGAAGCGGACGATACCATCCTTGGCGGTCTGGAAAATGATACTTTCTTCGGCAATGGTGGCAATGACAGTCTGCTGGGCAGTGATGCTAATGATATCCTCCAAGGTGGCCCCGGTAATGATATCGCCAGAGCGGAAAATGGTGCTGATACCGTATTTGGCGGTTTAGACGCGGATTTGCTCTTCGGTGGCAATGATGGGGATTCTTTGATTGGGGGGACGGGAGATGATACCCTCTTGGGACAGGGGGGCAACGATACCCTGACTGGTCAAGAAGGCTTCGATCAGCTTTTTGGCGGCGACGGGGATAATGTGCTAAGCGGTGGCACGGATAATGATTTCCTCGATGCCGAAAATGGTAGCGATTTTTTTGACGGTGGTGAGGGTGACGATACGCTGATCGCTGGAGAAGGAAATAATACGCTCACTGGCGGTGATGGTAATGATATCGTCTCCAGTGGTAATGGTGCGGATTCTTTATCCGGTGGCCAAGGTGATGATTTCCTGGTGTCGGAAGCCGGTGCAGATATCCTCGATGGCGGCGAAGGTAACGACTACCTCCAGGGTGGGGCTGATAATGATGTTTTATTGGGTGGCAGCGAAAGCGATACTTTGCTGGGGAATACAGGCGGCGATGTCATTCTCGGTGGTGCTGGGATAGATTTGATTTTTGGTGGCCAAGATGGCGATAGTCTTTTGGGTGAAGATGGCGATGACATTATTTTGGGGGATTTAGGTGTTGATACGATCGATGGTGGCGCCGGGAATGACCAGATTTTCGGCGGTGATGATAATGATGTGATTACTGATGAGGATGGGGATAATATCCTGGTGGGCAACCGGGGGAACGATCGCCTCACAGCGGGGAATGGTAATGACCAGCTTTTCGGCGGCAAAGATGATGATTTGCTGTTTGGTAATGGCGGTCTAGATACCATGTTTGGGGACTTGGGGAGCGATCGAGTCTTCGGCGGCGACGATGACGACGAAATTTATGGCGGCCCAGGCAATGACCTCCTGTTTGGCGAATCTGGCAACGACACCCTCTCCGGCAACCAAGACCAAGACTTCCTCAACGGCGGCAATGATGACGATTTGCTCAACGGCGGCAAAGGCAACGATACCTTATTAGGGGAAGTTGGCAACGATACTCTCAACGGCGATGCCGATAGCGACAGTATCGAAGGCGGTTTGGGAGATGATTTAATCGTTGGCGGCACCGAGGATGATTTGCTCTTTGGCAATAACGGTAATGACACCCTCCAAGGTGAAGCTGGCGCCGACTTACTCGACGGCGGCGATGGCAGAGATGTCCTCGAAGGCGGCGATGGCAACGATCAACTCTTGGGGGGAACCGGGGAAGACTCCCTCAATGGTGGCGACGGTAGCGATAGTCTCGAAGGCGGTACGGAGGATGATGTCCTCGATGGTGGCGCTGGCGCCGATACCCTGCTCGGTCAGCTTGGCAGTGACAGTCTTTCGGGAGGAAGTCGCGATGACTTGCTCGACGGTGGCGACGGTGACGATATCCTTAATGGCGATACTGGCGATGATAATCTCATTGGCGGTGTTGGTAATGACGAGCTAACTGGTGGTGATGGTAATGACATCCTCACTGGTAATGATGGTGACGACCAACTCAATGGCGGTGCTGGGGAAGACCAGCTTAGTGGGGGTTCTGGCAGTGATACTCTCGACGGCGGCACGGAAGACGATATTTTAGTCGGTGAAGCTGGCAACGATTTTCTCGACGGTGGCGCCGGTGAAGATGAAATCGACGGCGGCGAAGGTAACGACGACCTCAACGGTGGCAGCGAAGATGATATCGTCGTTGGTGGCGGGGGCAATGATACTATTGATGGCGGTCAAGGTGCCGACCAGGTTCGTGGTGGCGAGGGTAATGATATCCTCTCTGGCAGTGCTGGTGCCGATATTCTCTCTGGTGAAGCTGGTAACGATACGCTCGAAGGTGGCGAAGATGCAGACCAAATCAGCGGTAGTGAAGGCAACGACTTCATCGATGGCGGCGCTGGTGGTGACTTCCTCTTAGGTGGCGTTGGGGAAGATACGATTATTGGTGGTGAGGGTAGCGATACTATCTCCGGCGGACCGGGTAATGATGTTCTCACTGGTGGTGATGGACGGGATGTGTTTGAGTTGCAAACCGGTGGTGGCGCTGAGTTGATTACTGATTTTGAGGATGGGAGCGATCGGATTCGTCTAGCAGGCGGTTTGACCTTAAGTCAAATCCGCATCGTCGATATTCCCGTACCCCCAGACCCCGGTGCTGACCCCGACACCCCACCCGAGGAACCCACTGACTCGATGATTTTGCTCGGTCAGGATACCATAGCTATTCTCCCGGACGTGCGCGCTTTCCAGCTCAATAGCAGCGACTTTATTTAA
- a CDS encoding site-specific DNA-methyltransferase: MRDSDNSGDFQLYYEQPSGKLFLGDAVKWLQWQDSECADLIFADPPYNIKKNEWDDFHSQDDYLNWCLSWVGEAARILKPSGSMYLCGFSEILAELKKPISRYFHSCRWLVWHYRNKGNLGKDWGRSHESILHFRKSSQFTLRMDNIRIPYGRHTLKYPQHPQAETSQFAGGEKGRDDWLPNPLGAKPKDVIEIPTICNGMEEKTPHPTQKPEELLRKLVLAASDEGQLVLDPFSGSGTTLVVAEQLGRKWLGCDLSSEYNQWAIERIQRVKKMSVADWIELDRKNADRRTRMR; encoded by the coding sequence ATGCGAGATTCAGACAACAGCGGAGATTTTCAATTATATTACGAACAACCAAGCGGCAAATTATTTCTGGGAGATGCGGTAAAATGGCTGCAATGGCAGGATAGCGAATGTGCAGATCTGATTTTTGCTGACCCGCCGTACAACATCAAAAAAAACGAGTGGGATGATTTTCACAGCCAGGATGATTACCTCAATTGGTGTTTGTCATGGGTGGGAGAGGCGGCGCGGATTTTAAAGCCTAGCGGTTCTATGTATTTATGTGGATTTTCTGAAATCTTAGCGGAGCTGAAAAAACCTATATCCAGATATTTTCATTCTTGCCGATGGCTGGTGTGGCATTATCGGAATAAAGGTAATTTGGGGAAAGATTGGGGACGATCGCATGAGAGTATTTTGCATTTTAGAAAGTCATCACAATTTACTTTACGTATGGACAATATCCGCATTCCTTATGGCAGGCATACTCTGAAGTATCCCCAGCATCCCCAAGCGGAAACGAGCCAGTTTGCTGGGGGGGAGAAAGGCCGAGACGACTGGCTGCCCAATCCTTTGGGTGCGAAGCCGAAAGATGTGATAGAAATTCCTACTATTTGTAATGGGATGGAGGAAAAGACGCCGCATCCGACGCAAAAGCCGGAGGAGTTATTGAGAAAATTGGTGTTGGCAGCATCAGATGAAGGGCAACTGGTGTTAGACCCTTTTTCTGGGTCGGGAACGACGCTGGTAGTGGCGGAGCAGTTGGGACGGAAATGGCTGGGATGCGATTTGAGTTCTGAGTACAATCAATGGGCGATCGAGCGGATTCAAAGAGTAAAAAAAATGTCCGTGGCTGACTGGATAGAATTAGACCGAAAAAATGCCGATCGGCGGACGCGAATGCGGTGA
- a CDS encoding DUF2237 family protein produces MTEASNVLGEKLEICCQSPMTGFYRDGKCRTGGGDIGMHVVCAKVTPEFLDFTKSRGNDLSTPAPMYSFPGLKPGDCWCLCAARWKEALDAGVAPPVVLAATHASALEYVSLDDLKQHAVDI; encoded by the coding sequence ATGACAGAAGCTAGTAACGTTCTGGGAGAAAAACTAGAGATTTGCTGCCAGTCCCCGATGACCGGATTTTATCGCGATGGCAAGTGTCGCACCGGTGGGGGTGATATCGGTATGCACGTAGTCTGTGCCAAAGTCACTCCAGAGTTTTTAGACTTCACTAAGTCTCGGGGAAACGATTTGAGTACCCCCGCGCCGATGTATAGCTTTCCTGGTTTAAAACCAGGAGATTGCTGGTGTTTGTGCGCTGCTCGATGGAAAGAAGCTCTAGATGCAGGAGTTGCCCCACCGGTGGTTTTAGCCGCTACCCACGCTTCTGCTTTAGAATATGTTTCTCTCGATGACCTAAAGCAGCACGCGGTTGATATATAA
- a CDS encoding Uma2 family endonuclease, with amino-acid sequence MTVNLAVNTAPLESGDRLTRSEFERRYTNHPEIHKAELIERVVYVASPVRATRHGQPHAIIIAWLISYWIATPGVAPYIDATVRLDEDNEPQPDALLRIESEAIGNSIISADDYIEGAPELVVEIAASSASYDMNAKLNAYRRNGVKEYIVWQIYENKLDWFILKNSLYIPLQPDASGVIRSQVFPGLWLAVESLRERNLQQLIAVLQQGLQTPEHQEFVQRLRQ; translated from the coding sequence ATGACGGTAAATTTAGCAGTGAATACAGCACCCCTGGAAAGTGGCGATCGGCTGACACGCTCCGAATTTGAGCGGCGCTACACCAATCACCCAGAAATTCACAAAGCGGAACTAATCGAAAGAGTTGTTTACGTGGCTTCCCCTGTACGCGCTACCAGACATGGACAACCTCATGCCATCATCATAGCTTGGCTGATTAGTTACTGGATCGCCACCCCCGGCGTCGCTCCCTATATTGATGCCACCGTGCGTCTAGATGAAGATAACGAACCCCAACCGGATGCCTTATTGCGCATCGAATCAGAAGCGATCGGCAATTCTATCATCAGCGCCGATGATTATATAGAAGGGGCGCCAGAATTGGTGGTGGAAATCGCCGCATCCAGTGCCAGCTATGATATGAATGCCAAACTCAATGCTTATCGGCGCAACGGCGTCAAAGAATACATAGTTTGGCAAATTTATGAAAACAAACTTGATTGGTTTATCCTCAAAAATAGCCTCTACATTCCTTTACAACCAGATGCTAGCGGCGTGATTCGCTCTCAAGTATTCCCCGGTTTATGGTTAGCAGTAGAATCCCTGCGAGAGCGAAACCTCCAGCAACTAATCGCCGTTTTACAACAGGGGTTGCAAACGCCAGAACATCAAGAATTTGTCCAGCGGCTGCGGCAGTAG
- a CDS encoding Uma2 family endonuclease has translation MAVTTQRLTIEDYLQYDDGTDTLHELVNGELCAMALGTGRHGAIAKLLERIFDAEISRIGREWTALQGIVGVQSPRGDRWDTVRIPDVVVIPKEQWRNLQNREAVIRLNEEPPLLVVEVISESTKRVDYRAKRAEYSVLNIPEYWIVDSFEGKITIFTLAEGWYDEAVFTESDRLISPTFTELNLTVNQVFQGEI, from the coding sequence ATGGCGGTGACAACTCAACGATTGACTATAGAAGACTATCTGCAGTATGATGACGGCACAGATACGCTCCATGAATTAGTTAATGGAGAATTATGCGCTATGGCATTGGGAACTGGACGGCATGGTGCGATCGCTAAATTACTCGAACGCATATTTGATGCAGAAATCAGTCGCATAGGTAGAGAATGGACGGCGTTGCAAGGTATTGTAGGTGTTCAATCGCCACGGGGCGATCGCTGGGATACGGTTCGCATTCCCGATGTGGTGGTGATTCCTAAAGAACAATGGCGAAACTTACAAAACCGTGAGGCGGTGATTCGCCTGAATGAAGAGCCGCCGCTTTTAGTTGTGGAAGTGATCAGCGAATCAACGAAACGAGTTGATTATCGGGCGAAACGAGCGGAATATTCTGTGTTAAATATACCTGAATATTGGATTGTCGATTCATTTGAAGGGAAAATCACGATTTTCACCCTGGCAGAAGGTTGGTATGATGAAGCGGTTTTTACGGAAAGCGATCGGCTCATTTCTCCTACATTCACGGAACTGAATTTAACGGTTAATCAAGTTTTCCAAGGAGAGATTTAA
- a CDS encoding PEP-CTERM sorting domain-containing protein (PEP-CTERM proteins occur, often in large numbers, in the proteomes of bacteria that also encode an exosortase, a predicted intramembrane cysteine proteinase. The presence of a PEP-CTERM domain at a protein's C-terminus predicts cleavage within the sorting domain, followed by covalent anchoring to some some component of the (usually Gram-negative) cell surface. Many PEP-CTERM proteins exhibit an unusual sequence composition that includes large numbers of potential glycosylation sites. Expression of one such protein has been shown restore the ability of a bacterium to form floc, a type of biofilm.), giving the protein MKTIKIKAAHTSKTVAKVAGLLFCTGLFGLTLAAPSVAGGLVLGDSSISNHIMYLSSGGYRKSWVSSGAINRNYWAWISYGGTRKNYWACPEPLTTLGSVMGASGLIWLKKRRSEKDKLA; this is encoded by the coding sequence ATGAAAACCATAAAAATCAAGGCTGCACATACCAGTAAAACTGTCGCTAAAGTTGCCGGATTGCTGTTTTGTACGGGACTTTTTGGGCTGACGTTGGCGGCTCCATCTGTGGCGGGAGGTCTTGTTCTAGGTGACTCATCGATATCAAACCATATAATGTATCTCAGTTCCGGAGGATATAGAAAAAGTTGGGTTAGCTCCGGAGCAATAAATAGGAATTATTGGGCTTGGATTAGTTACGGAGGAACACGTAAGAATTATTGGGCTTGTCCCGAACCTTTGACAACATTAGGATCAGTTATGGGAGCGAGCGGCTTAATCTGGCTCAAAAAACGCCGTAGCGAAAAAGATAAGTTAGCGTAA
- a CDS encoding DUF86 domain-containing protein — protein sequence MLGLFMLRDKASLLDIFKAGQLAIEFARGMSREQLASDVMRQSAILYQIAIVGEATKRLSRNFREQHPEVPWDDIAGMRDIIAHQYDRLDLDIVWQASDSAKSTGVASCDRAFITSA from the coding sequence ATGCTAGGGTTGTTTATGTTGCGGGATAAGGCATCGCTGCTCGATATTTTCAAGGCGGGGCAATTGGCGATCGAGTTTGCTCGCGGTATGAGCCGAGAGCAGTTGGCATCGGATGTGATGAGGCAATCGGCAATTCTCTACCAAATCGCTATTGTGGGAGAAGCAACAAAACGCTTGTCCCGTAATTTTAGAGAACAACACCCAGAGGTTCCTTGGGATGATATCGCTGGAATGCGGGATATTATTGCCCATCAGTATGACCGGTTGGATTTGGATATTGTGTGGCAGGCAAGTGATTCAGCGAAATCTACCGGAGTTGCTTCGTGCGATCGAGCCTTTATTACCAGCGCATGA
- a CDS encoding nucleotidyltransferase family protein, whose amino-acid sequence MSQPIQIQLSQPEIADFCHRWQIAEFYLFGSVLRPDFRVDSDVDVMVNFQPDAPWGLLEFVRMKRELETLFGRSVDLVTKKSIEQSHNWLRRQEILENARVVYVAG is encoded by the coding sequence TTGTCACAACCGATACAAATTCAACTTTCACAGCCAGAAATAGCCGATTTTTGCCACCGCTGGCAAATTGCAGAATTTTATTTATTTGGTTCAGTCTTGCGACCAGATTTCCGGGTGGATAGCGATGTGGATGTGATGGTAAATTTTCAACCTGATGCTCCTTGGGGTTTATTGGAATTCGTGCGCATGAAGCGGGAGTTAGAAACACTTTTCGGACGCTCTGTAGATTTAGTCACCAAGAAGTCCATAGAGCAAAGCCATAATTGGCTGCGGCGGCAAGAAATTTTAGAAAATGCTAGGGTTGTTTATGTTGCGGGATAA
- a CDS encoding NupC/NupG family nucleoside CNT transporter → MLNVISFLGIFGLCFIAWLGSEDRRTIPWNVIFWGIGLQLVVGALVFQVPVTRDSITLLNDLLNVVIDASETGARFLFGPIMVPNPGSVGPGEAGRWIVRALGTPYVPVAGDRLGGDFLDLGYIFAFRALPQVIFFSAIISLLYRLGVIQPVVQVFAKLFQKTMSLSGAESLSGAANIFVGIESMIAVKPFLVDMTRSELCAILTSCFGSIASTVLGLYAGLLRPVFPTITGHLMSASIITIPACFVIAKILVPEKGEPLTMGGIPPEPEADPNEKKPSIMDSLILGALDGVNMAVGIAAVIIAIIGLVALLNSFFGGLAGLANSNIVPLQYIGKLFSVVTLDNIFGVLFLPLTFLTGVSLEWSELWQASVIIGQRVLQTSIPPYLKLATLSGQGMISDRSMLIVSYVLCGFTHIPSYGIFVGGLANLVPSRRSEISDIGWKSLWAGTLATLMTGCVAGLFYFGNSTSVLGK, encoded by the coding sequence ATGTTAAACGTGATTTCGTTTTTGGGGATATTTGGCCTGTGTTTTATCGCTTGGTTAGGCAGCGAAGACCGCCGCACGATTCCCTGGAATGTGATTTTTTGGGGGATTGGGTTGCAGCTAGTAGTGGGGGCGCTGGTGTTTCAGGTGCCCGTGACTCGCGATAGCATTACGTTGCTTAATGATTTGCTCAATGTGGTCATTGATGCCAGCGAAACTGGGGCAAGATTTTTGTTTGGTCCGATTATGGTGCCTAACCCGGGCTCCGTTGGACCGGGAGAGGCTGGACGTTGGATTGTGCGGGCTTTGGGGACTCCTTATGTGCCAGTAGCGGGCGATCGTCTGGGCGGCGATTTCCTGGACTTGGGTTATATTTTCGCTTTTCGGGCTTTACCCCAAGTGATATTTTTCTCGGCGATTATTTCCCTGTTGTACCGGTTGGGGGTAATTCAACCGGTGGTGCAGGTATTTGCCAAACTCTTCCAGAAAACTATGAGCCTGAGTGGGGCAGAATCTTTATCGGGGGCGGCAAATATTTTTGTGGGCATTGAATCGATGATCGCTGTCAAGCCATTTTTAGTGGATATGACTCGCAGCGAACTTTGCGCCATCCTGACCAGTTGTTTCGGCTCGATCGCCTCCACTGTTTTAGGATTATACGCCGGTTTGCTCCGTCCTGTCTTCCCCACCATCACCGGTCACTTGATGTCCGCCTCCATCATCACCATTCCCGCCTGCTTCGTCATCGCCAAAATTTTAGTTCCAGAAAAAGGCGAACCCCTAACAATGGGTGGTATCCCCCCAGAACCCGAGGCTGACCCCAACGAGAAAAAACCCAGCATCATGGATAGTTTGATTTTGGGTGCATTGGACGGGGTGAATATGGCCGTAGGTATTGCCGCTGTGATTATTGCTATTATCGGCTTAGTCGCCCTACTCAATTCCTTTTTCGGTGGTTTGGCGGGGTTGGCAAACAGCAACATCGTCCCCCTCCAGTATATAGGAAAGCTGTTTTCTGTGGTGACTTTGGATAATATTTTCGGAGTTTTGTTTTTGCCCCTGACTTTCTTAACTGGAGTGTCTCTGGAATGGAGCGAGCTTTGGCAGGCTTCGGTGATTATCGGTCAGCGGGTTTTACAAACTTCAATTCCCCCTTATCTGAAATTAGCCACGCTCTCGGGACAGGGAATGATCAGCGATCGCTCCATGCTCATCGTCAGCTACGTTCTCTGCGGTTTTACCCACATCCCCTCCTATGGCATCTTTGTGGGCGGTTTAGCCAACCTCGTCCCCTCTCGGCGTTCTGAAATCAGCGATATTGGCTGGAAATCTCTGTGGGCAGGCACCTTAGCCACCCTAATGACCGGATGCGTCGCCGGATTATTTTATTTCGGCAACAGCACCTCAGTTTTAGGCAAGTAA
- a CDS encoding cyclic nucleotide-binding domain-containing protein: protein MLFREDDPGDAFYVVLSGEVEVYVEKINKFLTTLGPGKFLGELALMLGIPRTASVKAVAETILFVVGKSGFEKLLREHPEISEVIIQELSKHQEELTQRQQQLRAMGLVDESEDDNNPVNWVRKRLKNLFSL from the coding sequence ATTTTATTCCGCGAAGATGACCCCGGGGATGCGTTTTATGTTGTTCTTTCAGGAGAGGTGGAAGTTTATGTGGAAAAAATCAATAAGTTTCTCACCACCCTCGGTCCGGGCAAGTTTTTGGGAGAGTTGGCCCTGATGTTGGGGATTCCCCGGACGGCATCGGTAAAGGCGGTGGCAGAAACGATTTTGTTTGTGGTGGGCAAAAGTGGCTTTGAAAAGCTGCTGCGGGAGCATCCAGAAATATCGGAAGTGATTATCCAAGAGCTATCCAAACACCAAGAAGAACTGACCCAACGGCAGCAGCAATTGCGGGCTATGGGTTTGGTGGATGAGTCTGAAGATGATAATAATCCGGTCAATTGGGTTCGCAAACGTCTGAAAAATCTTTTCAGCTTATAG
- a CDS encoding MBL fold metallo-hydrolase, which yields MKLIFLGSGSAFTVGADNFQSNMILTDDLGHKLLIDCGSDIRLSLHAAGFSYQDITDIYISHLHADHVGGLEYIGFSTKFDPRCPKPNLYTSADLADDLWECTLSGGMRAIEGEIANLNTYFNVHKVKKTAVSGSKPGDFLWQGIKFHLVKVVHVNNGYFVMPSYGLFFEMDGTQVFITTDTRISWEEMGEYYERADIIFHDCETSPFPTKVHAHYNDLVKLPAKIRSKIWLYGYQPGKLPDAEKDGFCGFVHRGQTFKSSDLVAAPEVRIAV from the coding sequence ATGAAATTAATATTTTTGGGTTCTGGTTCGGCTTTTACCGTCGGCGCCGATAACTTTCAATCTAATATGATTTTGACCGACGACCTAGGGCATAAGCTCCTAATCGATTGCGGTTCTGATATCAGATTGTCCCTCCATGCCGCCGGGTTCTCATACCAAGACATCACCGACATTTACATCAGCCATTTACACGCCGATCACGTGGGAGGGTTAGAATACATCGGTTTCAGCACCAAATTTGACCCCAGATGCCCGAAACCGAATCTCTACACCAGTGCTGACTTAGCAGACGACCTGTGGGAATGCACTTTATCCGGCGGGATGCGCGCCATTGAAGGCGAAATCGCTAATTTGAATACCTATTTTAACGTTCATAAAGTCAAAAAAACTGCCGTTAGTGGGTCGAAACCAGGTGATTTCTTGTGGCAAGGCATCAAATTTCACCTGGTCAAGGTGGTGCATGTCAATAACGGCTATTTTGTCATGCCCAGTTATGGATTATTCTTTGAGATGGACGGGACGCAGGTATTTATCACTACCGATACCCGCATTAGCTGGGAAGAGATGGGAGAATATTACGAACGGGCAGATATTATTTTCCACGATTGCGAAACCTCTCCCTTCCCTACCAAAGTGCATGCCCACTACAACGATTTAGTCAAGTTACCAGCAAAAATTCGCAGCAAAATTTGGCTGTATGGCTACCAGCCTGGTAAACTGCCCGATGCCGAAAAGGATGGATTTTGCGGTTTCGTCCATCGAGGACAAACTTTTAAAAGTAGCGATTTAGTCGCCGCCCCAGAAGTCAGAATCGCCGTTTAG
- the aguB gene encoding N-carbamoylputrescine amidase translates to MSKIAVAAIQTALSDDARANVDRVSELVREAASRGAQVILPPELFEGYYFCREEREEFFDRAQPVEGHRTIAHFQQLAAELEVVVPVSFFEQAGPVYYNSLAVIDADGALLGVYRKSHIPDGPGYEEKFYFRPGNTGFQVWRTRWGVLGAGICWDQWFPECARSLVLMGAQVLLYPTAIGSEPEAPSLDTTPWQRVMIGHAVANIVPVVAANRIGTEGGQTFYGHSFIANHYGDKVAELGRTDAGTICAEFDLDEVARARAAFGFFRDRRPELYGAITAV, encoded by the coding sequence ATGAGTAAAATAGCTGTGGCGGCGATTCAAACTGCCCTCAGTGACGATGCAAGGGCAAATGTGGACCGGGTGAGCGAGCTGGTTCGGGAGGCGGCGTCGAGGGGTGCGCAGGTGATTTTGCCGCCGGAACTGTTTGAGGGCTACTATTTCTGTCGGGAAGAACGGGAGGAGTTTTTCGATCGGGCGCAACCGGTGGAAGGTCATCGGACGATCGCTCACTTCCAGCAACTGGCTGCAGAATTAGAAGTGGTAGTGCCGGTCTCATTTTTTGAACAGGCAGGACCAGTTTATTACAACAGTCTGGCGGTCATCGATGCGGATGGTGCCCTGTTGGGGGTTTACCGCAAAAGCCATATCCCCGATGGACCTGGATATGAAGAAAAGTTTTATTTTCGTCCAGGAAATACGGGTTTTCAGGTATGGCGGACGCGGTGGGGGGTGTTGGGCGCGGGCATCTGCTGGGACCAATGGTTTCCCGAATGTGCCCGATCGCTGGTGCTGATGGGGGCGCAGGTATTGCTCTATCCCACGGCGATCGGTTCTGAACCAGAGGCGCCCAGTTTAGACACTACACCCTGGCAACGGGTGATGATTGGTCATGCGGTGGCAAATATTGTCCCAGTAGTGGCGGCGAACCGCATTGGCACTGAAGGAGGCCAGACTTTTTATGGTCACTCATTCATTGCCAACCACTACGGGGATAAAGTGGCGGAGTTGGGACGAACCGACGCGGGCACTATCTGCGCTGAGTTTGACTTAGACGAGGTAGCAAGAGCCCGGGCTGCGTTTGGCTTTTTCCGCGATCGACGCCCCGAACTTTATGGGGCGATAACTGCTGTCTAG